The Anas acuta chromosome 2, bAnaAcu1.1, whole genome shotgun sequence genome contains a region encoding:
- the LOC137851955 gene encoding GTPase IMAP family member 2-like, with protein MAVRRVYMQPGVGGGLEMRLILAGKAGGGKSSTGNTLLRKRVFESKLSTQPVTVRCASAQGHWDGEDFTVVDTADIFNPGGVSSEVHQEIIRCISLSSPGPHALLLVTQLGRFTQEDKEAAERLQDIFGADVFRHTIVIFTRAEELVGGLLQDYVKYSKNSALCKLIERCGNRYCGFNNRAVGAEQDQQVAELMGMVRCMVRVNGDRYYSNEMYLEPNLTEEKVAYHMARYRADRKSIGFLTLSYRRPIVICGMILLAIAVVVIIFLIWWEL; from the coding sequence ATGGCAGTCCGTCGTGTCTACATGCAGCCTGGGGTCGGCGGGGGCTTGGAGATGAGGCTGATCCTGGCCGGGAAGGCTGGTGGGGGGAAAAGCTCCACGGGGAACACCCTCCTCAGGAAGCGTGTCTTTGAGTCCAAGCTGTCCACCCAGCCAGTGACCGTGAGATGTGCGAGTGCACAGGGGCACTGGGATGGCGAGGACTTCACGGTGGTTGACACGGCCGACATTTTCAACCCCGGAGGTGTCAGCAGTGAGGTGCACCAAGAAATTATCCGCTGCATCAGCCTGTCCTCCCCGGGCCCCCACGCGCTGCTGCTGGTGACCCAGCTGGGCCGATTCACCCAGGAGGACAAGGAGGCCGCAGAGAGACTGCAGGACATCTTTGGAGCTGATGTTTTCAGGCACACAATTGTCATATTCACCCGTGCGGAAGAGCTCGTGGGGGGGTTGCTGCAAGATTATGTGAAGTATTCCAAAAACAGTGCTCTCTGCAAGCTCATCGAGAGGTGCGGGAATAGGTACTGCGGCTTCAACAACCGGGCAGTTGGAGCCGAACAGGACCAGCAGGTCGCGGAGCTGATGGGGATGGTCCGCTGCATGGTGCGGGTGAATGGGGACAGGTACTACAGCAATGAGATGTACCTGGAGCCCAATTTAACAGAAGAGAAGGTGGCGTATCACATGGCGAGGTACAGAGCAGACAGGAAAAGTATTGGGTTTCTCACTCTGTCTTACAGGAGACCTATTGTGATTTGTGGGATGATTCTCCTTGCCATTGCGGTGgttgtcattatttttcttatttggtGGGAGCTATGA